In Fusarium falciforme chromosome 10, complete sequence, a single genomic region encodes these proteins:
- a CDS encoding Rhodanese domain-containing protein produces the protein MASRRALVSSAFRASSAIRPARPVFALACRAAAAQRIQPWVPRASVASRTARWYSTEDTVPGSKIWEFAEIKKQVEEGKGGKVVIVDVREPRELFQTGKIPGAINIPITSAVQSFHIPEEDFEEMYGFERPPKDAELLFYCKAGVRARAAAGLAKHAGWENVGEYPGSWLDWEAQNGPVEKVESREDGYLDNSQ, from the exons ATGGCGTCCCGCCGCGCCCTCGTCTCTTCCGCCTTCCgcgcctcctcggccatcCGCCCCGCGCGGCCCGTCTTCGCCCTCGCCtgccgagcagcagcagctcagcGCATTCAACCCTGGGTGCCCCGCGCCTCCGTAGCGTCCAGGACCGCTCGGTGGTACTCGACCGAGGACACAGTACCGGGGAGCAAGATTTGGGAGTTTGctgagatcaagaagcaggtcgaggagggcaaggggGGCAAGGTTGTCATCGTCG ACGTCCGTGAACCCCGCGAGCTCTTCCAGACGGGCAAGATCCCTGGCGCCATCAACATTCCCATCACGAGCGCCGTTCAAAGCTTCCACATCCCCGAAGAGGATTTTGAGGAGATGTACGGCTTCGAGCGGCCCCCCAAGGACGCCGAGCTACTCTTTTACTGCAAGGCCGGTGTGCGCGCGAGGGCTGCTGCCGGGCTGGCTAAGCACGCCGGCTGGGAGAACGTTGGCGAGTATCCCGGTAGCTGGCTGGACTGGGAGGCACAGAACGGACCGGTTGAGAAGGTTGAGAGCAGGGAGGACGGCTATTTGG
- a CDS encoding Protein-serine/threonine kinase has protein sequence MNAASHARSMTRRVTQRLQSWSRSPAGAHGLWQRQHLSQWRAYRHLQRGAGLAKLPTRRCIHTQQVSDDEIATLARQHQHPLSLADLVRHGRPPLAADSLLSSANFALSLLPVRLAHRIQALRNLPYIVVANPNISRIYNNYVHSLSILLPYWHATREGHPISTTEDEVRFTNVLAELVATHTDTIPILAKGFLECRRYISPEEVTRFLEHHLRARIGTRLIAEQHIALHFSSQSHFNPSASPTPCPEHPSYIGVIDTALRPAQIVESCAGFVADICELRYGVRPLLYIDGEPDTTFAFVPMHLEYIVTELLKNAFRATVESKSKEPVIVTIAPEPANHQNPAPTSSSLPAKEPAPVVLRPSEDDDRSAFRSGAIAPLDDNAPGVTIRIRDRGGGIPPDVAPSIWSYSFTTFTDDPDNVPGSSSGNDGLSAISAASTGGSSIAGLGYGLPLSRAYAEYFGGGIAVQSLYGWGTDVYLRLKGVGNLDGK, from the exons ATGAATGCAGCATCCCACGCCAGGTCAATGACCCGTCGCGTCACTCAGAGGCTTCAATCCTGGTCCCGGTCCCCAGCAGGAGCTCACGGCCTTTGGCAACGGCAGCATCTGTCCCAATGGAGGGCATATAGACACCTGCAGCGAGGCGCTGGCCTTGCGAAGCTGCCAACGCGGAGATGCATCCATACGCAGCAGGTTTCGGATGACGAGATTGCGACCTTGGCTCGGCAGCATCAACATCCGCTTAGCCTTGCTGATCTTGTGAG ACATGGACGTCCTCCCCTCGCCGCCGATTCCCTTCTCTCGTCTGCAAACTTcgccctctctctcctccccgTGCGCCTCGCCCACCGCATCCAGGCCCTCCGCAACCTCCCCTACATCGTCGTCGCGAACCCAAACATCTCGCGCATCTACAACAACTACGTCCATTCACTATCCATCCTACTCCCCTACTGGCATGCCACACGCGAGGGTCATCCCATATCGACAACCGAGGATGAGGTCCGCTTCACAAACGTCCTTGCCGAGCTCGTAGCAACCCATACAGATACCATCCCCATCCTAGCAAAGGGCTTCCTCGAGTGTCGTCGTTATATATCCCCCGAAGAGGTGACTCGGTTCCTCGAGCATCATCTGCGCGCTCGAATTGGCACTCGTCTCATCGCCGAGCAGCACATCGCCCTGCACTTTAGCTCGCAGTCGCATTTCAACCCATCGGCCAGCCCCACGCCCTGCCCTGAGCATCCGTCCTACATTGGCGTTATTGATACCGCTCTTCGGCCTGCTCAAATCGTCGAGTCATGCGCGGGCTTCGTCGCCGACATTTGCGAGCTTCGATATGGCGTCCGGCCTCTGCTGTATATAGACGGCGAGCCAGACACCACATTCGCCTTTGTCCCTATGCATCTTGAGTACATCGTCACcgagctcctcaagaacGCCTTCCGCGCTACCGTCGAGAGCAAATCCAAGGAGCCTGTAATCGTCACTATTGCCCCCGAACCCGCGAACCACCAGAACCCTGCACCAACGTCGTCAAGCCTCCCGGCTAAGGAGCCCGCTCCTGTTGTCCTCCGTCCCTCGGAAGACGATGATCGCAGTGCTTTCCGCAGTGGAGCTATAGCGCCTCTCGATGACAACGCACCCGGCGTGACGATCCGTATCCGCGATCGTGGTGGCGGCATCCCACCAGACGTGGCGCCTAGCATCTGGTCCTACTCCTTCACCACCTTCACCGATGACCCAGACAACGTCCCAGGCTCCAGCAGCGGTAACGACGGGCTAAGTGCCATCTCGGCCGCCAGCACAGGCGGAAGCTCCATTGCAGGCCTAGGCTATGGGTTGCCCTTGAGCAGGGCCTACGCAGAGTACTTTGGTGGTGGCATCGCGGTGCAGAGTCTATATGGCTGGGGCACCGACGTGTACCTTCGACTCAAAGGCGTAGGAAACCTGGATGGCAAATAG
- a CDS encoding Chitin synthase — translation MANRMSMYSMASEALGGAQPTQVSTTTLLNAIHNIYLSSQPHQLDASTSLVVNTWLTAAQVGPTVDASLAARAWEHARRRAEDGCVILGSLHPSTPSLLVPFLNAFPFAIPSSVHKSLEAVRPFLRCVTPNNPSAARQIALGVTLTLNLTGNVTGATLALSQGGIDTKKGLLNIPAEAGYRAFDVFYYLLTSASTPAEREFLGLKSASAYALLARSGTYDPPSYLLTADDAASADDFRQALKEIGIKGSAHRNFISTLAGLLKLGNTLDYAADSDDLEEICEDVSGLLGMEPEVLLHQLSTEDRQTLVGGLYEALVDWVISKANSAISAQMLRIRDGDESVDGRGVRTPNSNEDTGDTVSISVIEVPDPALGKALAMRTIFDDTLGINAEMIEDGVEVHSAGSSVVREMQQAVAEVAPDLGIMTGPQGRDRQHELEKREVILEKVAYASEDDGFLKKLLFPIPGEGINLGRAGRFDLPAVLSSSRAWYHLSLHPTDDSPANLAALPAITSAWSAGTVSRQLRSWRLPEWANRRNRNLDYTADFDVDEFVQRYSALGCKDGKDGIETWMMERGWSNGEIFIGKERVWVREGPWWEAESMLDIKPAHSLQSIGQNPFNTGFDTGYSNNGSGFFPAPAMDNSINGSNDHLVHNRNFSQGNMSQVTVGQNPHLNPNLAPNPNLNPNSAPSIAPSRNISAGDYGLGTKGDTYKGQVYYNEDGEFTGMLDPELAKDKKIETKELPFGRRAWVTFVWALTFWIPSPLLTYIGRMRRPDVRMAWREKLVLCFLIAILNGLIVFWIIGFGILLCPNNDKAWTAKELANHSGKKDFWVAVYGKVYDISDFWRQQHSDTDIDTTETNMMPLAGLVMDGYFPLPLNIACQGLGITKTLKLLSNETIDDRTAIHTSGYFQPDPTSKLHDEKWYWNRFEPSIKEYYHGQLVWKEKEIKNKGENEQKPWAKYGNELYDLTDYFHTLDLMDDNSLYTFLNKDVSDLWKNNPGKNIKADLDALIENSTGNKTEHANIVNSWACIQRIGYKGVTDFRDTPRCQVNNYLLLAFAAIICSVIAVKFISALQFGSKRRPSPQDKFVICQVPAYTEGEDSLRKALDSLTALQYDNKRKLICVICDGVIVGQGNDRPTPKIVLDILGVDPKVDPPALPFKSVGTASEQLNYGKVYSGLYEYEGNVVPYLVVVKVGKESEQSKAKPGNRGKRDSQILLMSFLNRVHHRAPMSPLELEMFHQINNIIGVDPELYEYLLMVDADTCVSEDSLNRLVSACAHNAKIAGICGETSLENDEKTWWTMIQVYEYYISHHLAKAFESLFGSVTCLPGCFTMYRLRTADKGKPLIISDAIIKDYSVCDVDTLHKKNLLALGEDRYLTTLMTKHFPTMAYKFIPDAQCMTAAPESWSVLLSQRRRWINSTIHNLIELIQLKELCGFCCFSMRFVVVVDLFGTITLPSMCAYIGYLIYTLATKTGPIPYISLAMIAAVYGLQALIFILKRQWQHIGWMIIYLLALPVFSLILPIYSFWNQDNFSWGNTRIVIGEKGNKQVVAVDEEGFDPRSIPLQRWDDYALANNLPGRRGGYQEKNDYSFGDQYEMDEIKSVYSAGPQGSVLTGMPGGNPYQPPQSPAFGHGRTSTMGYQDSPMQNRQSMMSMGTGIHDMRSQSPYQDFPGQRPSVNNLRGQANLSPAMGGHSRSGTALGFNRGTPSPMPDAMRSQSSFDFQQGHSGPNDMAIVESIRSVLAEVDLDTVTKKQVRALVEQRLQTELVGERRTFMDRQIDHELENM, via the exons ATGGCGAATCGAATGTCCATGTACTCGATGGCATCAGAGGCCCTGGGTGGTGCTCAACCCACCCAGGTGTCCACCACAACTCTCCTGAATGCCATCCACAATATCTACCTGTCCTCTCAGCCTCATCAACTTGACGCCAGCACCAGTCTCGTCGTCAACACCTGGCTTACTGCTGCTCAAGTTGGTCCCACTGTTGATGCTTCCCTCGCTGCTCGTGCTTGGGAGCACGCCCGACGACGAGCCGAAGATGGTTGTGTGATTCTGGG TTCACTTCACCCATCAACCCCCTCTCTGCTGGTGCCATTCCTCAACGCATTTCCCTTCGCGATTCCCTCGTCTGTTCACAAGTCCCTGGAAGCTGTCCGGCCATTCCTTCGATGCGTGACGCCCAACAACCCCTCGGCCGCGAGGCAGATCGCCCTCGGTGTCACCCTCACCCTCAACCTCACAGGAAATGTTACCGGTGCCACACTAGCACTTTCCCAGGGCGGCATCGACACCAAGAAGGGTCTGCTCAACATTCCTGCCGAGGCTGGCTACCGAGCCTTCGATGTGTTCTACTACCTCCTCACCTCAGCTTCCACTCCTGCGGAGCGAGAGTTCCTTGGCCTCAAGTCGGCGTCCGCATACGCTCTACTGGCTCGATCTGGCACCTATGATCCACCATCCTATCTTCTGACTGCTGATGACGCTGCCTCTGCGGATGATTTCCGTCAGGCTCTTAAGGAGATTGGTATTAAAGGATCAGCCCACCGTAACTTCATTTCCACGCTCGCCGGTCTCCTTAAGCTCGGCAATACACTCGACTACGCTGCCGATTCGGATGATTTGGAGGAGATTTGCGAAGATGTCAGCGGACTGCTTGGAATGGAGCCTGAGGTTCTCCTGCATCAGCTCAGCACCGAGGACAGGCAAACTTTGGTCGGCGGCCTTTACGAGGCTCTCGTCGACTGGGTTATTTCCAAGGCCAATAGCGCCATTTCAGCTCAGATGCTCCGTATCCGAGACGGCGACGAGTCCGTTGACGGCCGCGGTGTCCGTACCCCTAACTCCAACGAGGATACCGGCGACACCGTTTCTATCTCTGTTATTGAGGTGCCTGATCCTGCTCTTGGTAAGGCGCTGGCTATGCGTACCATCTTTGATGATACTCTCGGAATCAATGCCGAGATGATCgaggatggcgttgaggTCCACTCGGCGGGATCCTCTGTCGTCCGAGAAATGCAGCAGGCTGTCGCCGAGGTCGCACCTGATTTGGGTATCATGACCGGTCCCCAGGGCCGTGACCGACAgcatgagcttgagaagcggGAAGTGATCCTGGAGAAGGTCGCCTATGCTTCAGAAGATGACGGtttcctcaagaagctgctCTTCCCCATCCCCGGTGAGGGTATCAACTTGGGCCGGGCTGGACGTTTCGATCTACCCGCCGTGTTGAGCTCTAGCCGTGCTTGGTACCACCTTTCACTGCACCCCACTGATGACTCCCCGGCCAACCTGGCTGCTCTGCCCGCCATCACATCCGCGTGGTCAGCTGGCACAGTTTCACGACAGCTCCGCTCTTGGAGACTCCCAGAGTGGGCCAACCGTCGCAACCGCAACCTTGACTATACAGCCGATTTTGATGTCGACGAGTTTGTCCAGCGTTATAGTGCTCTGGGATGCAAGGATGGCAAGGACGGCATCGAGACGTGGATGATGGAGCGGGGATGGAGCAATGGCGAAATCTTCATCGGAAAGGAGCGCGTTTGGGTCCGTGAGGGCCCGTGGTGGGAGGCTGAGAGCATGCTCGATATCAAGCCCGCACACAGTCTGCAGAGTATCGGCCAGAACCCGTTCAACACCGGCTTCGATACCGGCTACTCCAACAACGGCAGCGGATTCTTCCCTGCCCCGGCCATGGACAACAGCATCAATGGAAGCAACGACCATCTTGTGCACAACCGCAACTTCAGCCAGGGCAACATGAGCCAGGTCACCGTTGGTCAGAACCCTCATCTGAACCCGAACCTGGCCCCCAACCCCAACCTGAATCCCAACTCTGCACCTTCCATTGCCCCATCACGGAACATCAGCGCCGGTGACTACGGTCTCGGTACGAAGGGTGACACCTACAAGGGCCAGGTCTATTACAACGAAGACGGCGAGTTCACGGGCATGTTGGACCCTGAACTGGCCAAGGATAAGAAGAttgagaccaaggagctGCCCTTTGGTCGACGCGCTTGGGTCACATTTGTCTGGGCCCTCACTTTCTGGATTCCTTCCCCGCTCCTGACGTACATTGGTCGTATGAGGCGACCCGATGTCCGAATGGCTTGGCGTGAGAAGCTTGTCCTGTGTTTCCTGATTGCAATTCTCAACGGTCTCATCGTTTTCTGGATCATTGGCTTTGGTATACTTCTGTGCCCGAACAACGACAAGGCGTGGACCGCCAAGGAACTTGCCAACCACAGTGGCAAGAAGGACTTTTGGGTTGCTGTTTATGGCAAGGTTTACGACATTAGCGACTTTTGGCGCCAGCAGCACAGTGACACTGACATTGATACCACGGAGACCAACATGATGCCCCTTGCCGGActggtgatggatggttACTTCCCACTACCCCTGAACATCGCTTGCCAGGGACTGGGAATCACCAAgaccctcaagctcctctccAACGAGACCATCGACGACCGCACTGCTATCCACACCTCTGGATACTTCCAACCCGATCCCACCAGCAAGCTTCATGATGAAAAATGGTACTGGAACCGCTTCGAGCCCAGCATCAAGGAATACTACCACGGCCAGCTTGTctggaaggagaaggagatcaAGAATAAGGGTGAAAACGAGCAGAAGCCATGGGCCAAGTACGGCAACGAGCTCTACGATCTTACGGATTACTTCCATACCCTCGACTTGATGGACGACAACTCTCTGTATACCTTCCTGAACAAGGATGTTTCTGACCTCTGGAAGAACAACCCTGGCAAGAACATCAAGGCTGACCTGGACGCTCTGATTGAAAACTCGACTGGCAACAAGACTGAACACGCCAACATCGTCAACAGCTGGGCCTGCATCCAGAGAATCGGCTACAAGGGTGTGACCGATTTCCGCGACACACCCAGGTGCCAAGTCAACAACTACCTGCTTTTGGCCTTTGCCGCCATCATCTGTTCCGTCATTGCCGTCAAGTTCATCTCAGCTCTTCAGTTCGGCTCTAAGCGACGTCCCTCCCCTCAGGACAAATTCGTTATTTGCCAGGTCCCTGCCTATACCGAAGGTGAAGACTCACTTCGAAAGGCTCTCGACTCGTTGACTGCCCTTCAGTATGACAACAAGCGCAAGCTCATCTGTGTCATCTGTGATGGTGTCATTGTCGGTCAGGGTAACGACCGTCCCACCCCTAAGATCGTCCTGGACATCCTCGGTGTTGACCCCAAGGTCGACCCTCCCGCGCTTCCCTTCAAGTCAGTCGGTACCGCCAGCGAACAGCTCAACTACGGCAAGGTCTACTCGGGTCTGTACGAGTATGAGGGCAATGTCGTTCCTTATCTGGTCGTCGTCAAGGTTGGCAAGGAGTCTGAAcagtccaaggccaagcctgGCAACCGTGGCAAGCGTGATTCTCAGATTCTTCTCATGAGCTTCCTGAACCGCGTCCATCACCGCGCCCCTATGTCTCCCCTCGAGCTTGAGATGTTTCATcagatcaacaacatcatcggCGTGGATCCTGAACTCTACGAGTATCTTCTGATGGTTGATGCCGATACCTGCGTCAGTGAGGACTCTCTCAACCGTCTCGTCTCCGCCTGTGCCCACAACGCCAAGATTGCTGGTATTTGCGGTGAGACCAGTCTCGAAAACGATGAGAAGACGTGGTGGACCATGATCCAGGTTTACGAATACTACATCTCCCATCACCTTGCCAAGGCCTTCGAGTCTCTCTTTGGCAGTGTTACTTGTTTGCCCGGATG TTTCACCATGTATCGACTCAGGACTGCGGACAAGGGCAAGCCTTTGATCATCTCTGACGCTATCATCAAGGACTACAGTGTTTGTGACGTGGATACCCTTCACAAGAAGAACCTTCTGGCTCTTGGTGAGGATCGTTATCTTACGACCCTGATGACCAAGCACTTCCCCACCATGGCCTACAAGTTCATTCCTGATGCCCAGTGTATGACTGCAGCCCCCGAGTCTTGGAGCGTTCTGCTGTCCCAGCGTCGACGATGGATCAACTCGACCATCCACAACCTCATCGAGCTGATccagctcaaggagctctgTGGTTTCTGTTGCTTCAGCATGCGTttcgtcgttgtcgttgaTCTCTTCGGTACCATCACTCTTCCCTCCATGTGTGCCTACATCGGCTACCTCATCTACACGCTTGCGACCAAGACGGGTCCAATCCCGTATATCTCGCTCGCCATGATTGCGGCTGTGTATGGTCTTCAggccctcatcttcatcctcaagagACAGTGGCAGCACATCGGATGGATGATCATCTACTTGCTCGCTTTGCCCGTCTTCTCTCTCATTCTCCCCATCTACTCCTTCTGGAACCAGGATAACTTCTCGTGGGGTAACACCCGTATCGTCATCGGAGAGAAGGGTAACAAGCAGGTTGTTGCTGTGGACGAAGAAGGCTTCGACCCTCGCTCCATTCCTCTGCAGCGATGGGATGACTATGCCCTTGCCAACAACCTTCCCGGCCGTCGTGGCGGCTACCAGGAGAAGAATGACTACTCTTTCGGAGATCAGtatgagatggatgagatcAAGTCTGTCTACTCTGCTGGACCCCAGGGCTCTGTCCTGACTGGCATGCCTGGTGGCAACCCTTACCAGCCTCCTCAGTCCCCTGCCTTCGGCCACGGCCGGACATCAACCATGGGTTACCAGGACTCCCCCATGCAGAACCGCCAGTCCATGATGTCCATGGGCACGGGCATTCATGACATGCGCAGCCAGTCGCCGTACCAAGACTTCCCCGGACAGCGACCCAGCGTAAACAACCTCCGAGGCCAGGCTAACCTCTCGCCTGCCATGGGTGGTCACAGCCGCTCGGGCACCGCTCTCGGCTTCAACCGTGGTACTCCTTCTCCCATGCCTGACGCCATGCGATCACAGTCGTCATTCGACTTCCAGCAAGGCCATTCTGGACCCAACGACATGGCCATTGTTGAGTCGATTCGCTCTGTCCTGGCCGAGGTTGACCTCGACACGGTGACCAAGAAGCAGGTCAGGGCCCTCGTGGAACAGCGTCTCCAGACAGAGCTGGTTGGCGAGCGCCGCACATTCATGGATCGCCAGATCGATCACGAGTTGGAGAACATGTGA